From the Thamnophis elegans isolate rThaEle1 chromosome 16, rThaEle1.pri, whole genome shotgun sequence genome, the window tcaattgtaattgaatatacattgtacaatgaaagtgaggtatttagttatattagatcagtgtttctcaaccttggcaacttgaagatgtccggacttcaactcccagaatcccccagccagcattcgctgccaaggttaagaaacactgtattagatgaaaaatctgtgattgtaaatgtaattgagaatatggatgcaaaaacacttgtaaccaaacaacatgctgtatgtaatggatgagatcatttttttatattgtttttctatttatttttatgttaaaaaaaaaacagattgcaaaaaaaacACCATAATCCTTTCCAAGCATCTTCCTCCATTCATTTCTTGAATTGAGaaatttgggggcgggggggaaaccAACCACGGATGGTTTGCTCATTGACAGATTGCTGATCAAATGTCTcatcttttcccctctctcttttcacTCTTCTGTTTTTCAGGGATCTTGGCCTCTGGCGAGCACACCTTCCCGTTCCGTTTTTTGCTGCCAGGTACTTGGGATTTTTCTTCCTGTTCTCTGGTACAGGTCTGTGACTATACTGGAACTCCACACTTCTCCCTTTAACTCTCCGCATGCGCTTTGGCCTCTGGAgcagtgtggtggcctagaggtggaactccTGCCTCATTattgggaggctgtgagttcagtcctgggtagaggcagatgtttttctctctctctgggcacgatgagaatatctctgctgaacaaaactctggcctggcaacaggaagggcatctggccagtaaggagtctgctagctccattcagttgtccagactccacCTGGCAAGGGATGATGGGGTTGTTAAGTGATGATGACGATGCACTTAGATCTCTGATCGATTGGGGTGGTAAACATTAAGTGCCAGCTGCGTCTCAGTggtttagatcagtggtccccaacccccggtccgcggaccggtgccgggccgtggagtacctggcaccgggccgcgcagcggccgggggccatgatagctgcagcggccgggggccatatttgcaactttgtagtcctcatgaacgcgccctttctctgccccccccgccgccccagatgtgcggggctgggggggcgaggggaggcccgatctcccccccccgccctcttgctctgctcgccccgggagggagggggcggcggcggcggcctcggcctgaACTtaggatgctgctggcggaggctgcctgggaggcgaaactttgtccgcggactcgcccggcctgcctgccccgtggaatgacgaggggggggcaggagggggcggcggcgctgcattttcctcccaaggagaaactaaggttgcgggggggaggggcgcagcgcggccgtttcgggggaacttggggagcttggccgttccgagaggccgagggaggctccgctgcgggagggaggggagggcgccCGCCCACCGCTGGCGGCTCCCTTCGCCCAGCCTGGCACCACAGTAGCTCTCCAGGGCTGTCATTTTGTCGCCGAAGCGAAGGCGCGCACTTGGCCTGGCGGCCACTCGGGCTGAAAGGACACGGAGCCTCGTGCTtcccatggaggggagggggcaggcggCCGACCTCCCGTGTCGCCAGGCGGTTCGCTGACCCTTCCGAGAGGCGAAGGCTTCGGTGCGCCAGGCCCCCCGCCCAGCCCCGAATGCCAAGCCGACTGCGGCTCCTTCGACCCGCCTGGTGAAGCGCCCGTTGCCGCCCCCCCGACCGAGTCTGTTTCTTCTCGTTTTATAGCTGTGTATTCTACTCCTTGTGAAGAGTCAAATATGGTGTCAAGATGCGTATTCTGTAAACTCTGGGAATGCTCCATACTTCATGGAGGGATATGAGTTCCTTGAATGTGTTGCATGGAGTCTTGTGGATACAGGCtcaaaaggaaatagagaaattcGGCTATTTAGAACTTACTCAGAATGTTCACCTAAGAATAACGCAGGTTTATGCCAAATTTTCATGTACTACTCTTGAGAATTTTGTCAAAtcagattttactttttaaaacattaaaatagcttaaaagaagcaacctagttaatattcaataaaattttacattttacagcgcgcgaacaacgcccccccacccctgcgcgccctcagcgggccacggtaaaattatcaaaggctgactggtccgcggcgataaaaaggttggggaccactggtttagatgACGTGAGTGGTGGGGGACGGATTACAATATTGGGTATGGTAGACGCATCCGGTGTGGTTTTCCTCCAATCTCttatctaatttttatttcttaGTTTCTTGGTGGAAACTTGAGCTTTAGAAATAAACAAATTAGCTTTAAACTGATAGGCCAGGCCGTGTAATGGTTCCAATGTCGATCATTTTAAGTTTGGGGCAAAATGAAATAATTGGCCTAAACCCCAGTCTAAAGTTGGATCATtgcttggttttctttctttctttctttctttctttctttctttctttctttctttctttctttcgttctttctttcattctttctttctttctttctctttcttcttttttccttccttcctctttctttctctttcttttttccttctttgtttttccttccttgtttttccttccttcctttttctttttttccttcctccctcttttttcttttttccttccttccttactcttccttctttccttccttccttttccttttcctttctttttctctttcccttttcacttccttccttcctctttctttctttctttctttctttctttcttttcccttccttcctctttctttttttccttctttttccttccttcttctttctttctttctctttccttcttttttccttccttgtttttcctttctttcttttttccttccttcctttttctgttttctttttccttcttccctctttctttctttttttcttccttcctcttccttctctccttccttttcctctttctttctttttctcttttccttttcccttccttccttcttctttctttctttctttctttctttctctctttttccttccttcttcctccctcccttccttcccctcttcctctcctgaGTGAGAAGCAACAGTAGAATAAACAACCCCTTCTAAATAAGCAAGTTTGGGACTACAAAGATTTgcaagaaaaaaagtatacagAGAGATCAATTTTTCTTGTCATAGCGTAGTCTACGCCTCTCCAGAGCTGTGTGCTTAGTCAATGCAACTTGCAGAAAAAGCCAAATTTTAGCAAAGAGCTGTGGCATTTTATCATGTGGAATTAGAATTAGTTAGTCCTACGGGGCATActgatttttaatttttgcaaGATCGATGTCCCTctgctttttggggggtgggggtggggtgggagcacAGCTGGGCTTTACTACACGCATTCAGTCTTCATTTTGTTCGGGCCAGGAGAAAACTGTgcgttttttttgtttctttagaaCAGTATACCCCTTCCTTGTCTTTCTtccttgtcagagtttgttgcagaaatcacatccagaaagcatacACAGATAACTGactcagcaggattcattaacttctttacatACAGAATgtgtaaatgtacaataccaacagcagattcttcctacgtggtagaagttacaggcaaaacacaggcagaggagagatggGTTTCAGAGTTCAGCGCTTAATACAGACGAGACCAGATTAGTTTAGTTTTAGAGCTGAGcacagagctaagccacgcccatgCTCCTTGAttaagtttctgtttctgtttccaaacagctcccattggctgacttagttgatatgcctattcattggctgaccttgtttaCCATGTCTTCTTCCAGtccatgaatattctgacattcctgaatatatattctttttttccccaccttgTCTTCCTCGGAAATCAGCCTCAGCCCCCACCTCTTTCGAAGGTCCTTTTGGGAAGGTGATGCACCAGGTGAAAGCCGTCATCGAGACCCCGCGGTTTTCCAAGGACCACAAGTGTCACAAAGTCTTCTATGTTCTCTGCCCGCTGAATCTGAACGATATTCCAGATATTGAGGCAAGTTGGGGAGGGAGGTTGCTGACCCCACGCGGTAATCCACTTTGATTCTTCCCCCCCgcaaaaaacattcttttttatcgatgcatttttttaaaaaaacataaaagtctGAGTAACTATATGAacagggacgcgatggctcagtggctaagatgctgagcttgttgatgagaaaggtcggcagttcagtggttcgaatccctagcgccgcataatggagtgagctcccgtgatttgtcccagcttctgccaatctagcagttcgaaagcatgtaaaaaatgcaagtagaaaaacaggaaccatctttggtgggaagggaacagcgttccgtgcgccttcggcgttgagtcatgccagccacatgaccacggagatgtcttttgatagtgctagctcttcggctttgaaacggagatgagcactgccccctagagtcaggaatgactagtacatatgtgtgagtcccaataccgggacttgcaaattgaggttgagcgactgtggaaaaagaaatcgagtgttgtcctgattgtatttggagcccttggagcaatacccaaagggctacctcgctatttggaaattttaaatttacctgacttgaacattctgactctacaaaaaacgactctacttggaacagtttatatcctccgacgttaccttaacagttcctaggtccttggttaggacttcagctgttgagctaccaaccagccccaaaggctgtgaatctcaccaaagattaaccacatagtagtagtagtagtagtagtagtagtagtagtagtaatagtagatgataataataataataataataataataataataataattcctcctccttcatattattattattattattattattattattattattattattattatactttcttcattaagcatgaaactcagtcaactgaacattcaaaaatgcaccacaaataccattgactggtgctaatggttgatgcggtttgctgccagcatcctaggtatcaaccaagtatcttaaGATGTATCAATGtatcttcttcttcgtcttcgtcttcgtcttcgtcttcctcttcttctttcttcttccttctttcttctttcttcttggtTGGGAGATTACAGGAACTGTGTCAACATGCTAGGAGTTTCTTCAGCTGATGTCCACCCAGCTGATCCAgcctccctctttctgtttcaCCCCCCTGCAGCAATGCAACACCAACTCCATCACCAAGAAGTTCAGCTACAAGCTTGTGAAAACGGGAAACATTGTTTTGTCGGCCACCACCGATCTCAAGGGTTACACCGTTGGGCAGGTCATCCAGTTGCGAACAGACATCGAGAACAAATCTGGCAAGGACACCGGCACCATTGTGGCAAGTCTTATCCAGGTAACCGCGTCCCTTGAAGACGGCATTGGGGTGCCAAGTTGGGTTGGAGCGTGGCCTTGGGGAGTTCGGTCCTGCCTTTCCCTCTCAGCTGgctcattgattcattcattgtaTAAATGAACCTTGAGATGGATGGAAGAGTGAATGGATGAAagaaagggtggaaggaaggaaggaagaagggagggagggaggaaaggaaggaaggaagtgtagagggaaagaagggagggagggtggaaggaaggaaagaagagtggAAGACAGGACGAAATGGTAGATAGAAGGGAGGAGagacggaaggatggaaggaagggagggaaggatggaaggaaggaagggtggaaggaaggaagagtacatggaaggaagggagagacggATGCAAGGAAAggtggaatgaaggaaggaagggtagatggaaggaaaggaggaaaggatgcAAGGAAAGGTGGAATGAAGGAAGCATagatggaagaaagggagggagggaggaaaggatggatggatggaagggtggaagaaaggaagggtagATAGAAGGAAGAAAAGCTTCATGGATGGGTAGGTGGAGGGCATGAGATTCTATCATAAAACATGAGCTGAGGCTCATGGAAGGGAAGCTTATCTgttaataaattattttcttctccccttgacctccctccctccctacttcccgGCTGCCAGAAAGTGGCCTATAAATCCAGGAGGTGGATTTATGACTTGAGGAGCATAGCAGAAGTGGAGGGCTCAGCGGTGAAAGCATGGAAGCGGGCGGAGTGGAAAGAGCAGATTCTCGTCCCTGCGTTGCCACAGTCCATCCTGCAAGGCTGCAGTCTGATCCACATCGATTACTACATCCAGGTGAGATCACATCCCTCTTCTAGCATACATGGTTGTCAGGGGGGATTCCCAGCTGAGAACCTCTGGTTGAAAAGaggtcattggtgctctctgagcttggttgttttcttgtagacatttcattacccaactagggaacatcatcagtgctagaagggaggaggaggaggaatgaataAGGGGTCCtccgtgctctctgagcttggttgttttcttgtagacgttaaatagcaatagctcttagacttgtaTAGTGCTTCACCAtgctttacagctttctctaagtggtttatagagtcagccccTTGTcccgaacaatctgggtcctcattgtactcactccggaaggatggaagactgagtcaaccttgagccggtcaggatcgaacttcagacagtgggcagagtcagcctgaaatactgcattctaaccactgtgccaagaaggaaggaaggaaggaaggaaggaaggaaggaaggaaggaaggaaggaaggaaggaaggaaggaaggagtattgagtattgagtattgagtattgagtaatttatttatatgccgcccttttccctggggggactcagggcggcttacaactcgaaaagggagggaaacaaacaattaacacataagacagtacatcattaaaagcacaacattcataccattcgggtgggttatagtctttaaggaaggaaggaaggaaggaaggaaggaaggaaggaaggaaggaaggaaggaagagcacttagacttatataccactttacagccctctctaagcagtttacagagtcagcctcttgcccccaacaatctgggtccacattttactcaccccagaaggatggaaggctgagtcaaccttgagcctgtcaggatcgaactccagactgtgggcagagtcagcctgtaatactgcattctaaccattgtgccaagaaggaaggaaggaaggaaacaatagcagacttatataccattttacagccccctctaagcagtttacagagtcagccaatttgcccccaacaatctgggttctcattttacccacctcggaaggatgcgaggcagagtcaaccttgagccggttcagattgaactgttggcagtcggcagaattagcctgcaatagtgcattctaaccactgggccaccacagctctttatgaactcttttttttaattttattttattttttattttttattacacagacaacaatgggaaagggagaagatgggggggaaaagggggggggaggggaaatccatcttcacatacaatatgtcgtttgatcacaggtgcatccctactaagtttatacatcccgtatctctctgttgtatatttaataaacaccacaataagctagggtttaaaaaaaagaaaataaataaataaaacaagaaaaaaaaagggtggggggagggggggaggccaaaaaggacaaaaaaaagtccaaaaaggaaaaacaaacaaacaaaaaaaaaccatcatcacatggagcatgtcgtttggttacggttgttttaacatctacatcttcaaataatatttaccatctcagatatttcctctaatgtaactaaaggcctcattttccttctacaatatatattcagttaacatttgcattgttttcccccagagagtatacttctatttattgttaaccttgcatttcataccttcaaacagagatcttattccttcattgttcaacaaggcatcgctgcctgtatataccagttttcatttgttcccctattagaattgtcttatcagcagcgaaatatcattatagtaagttcttaaccttatacattatatcaccagaccttatattagtacttccttatatcattgttgaattatttcacagcataattatatcatcatttactttttccaactaaggcataagtgtatcatttttcatttccaaaattttgttttttttcccttagccattgataaaacaagtcccatatcttataaaattgttcatcctcttgctctctaatttcaaatgtcaatttactcatttcggcacagtccattatttttcgaataacttcttcctcttttggtattgtttcatttttccagttttttgcaaatacaattctggctgctgttaacacatttacaatcaaatattttaagtctttgttgtaggtttctggtaaaattcccaataaaaagacctctggtttaaagtctatttgtttgtgtatcattttctccaaccacatgtggattttagtccagtatcttttggcttcagtgcaagtccaccacatgtggtagtatgagccaggtatctggtgacatttccaacacttttctgatttattcttgaacattcttgcgattctggtcgggggtagatgccacctgtaaaacatcttatagaagttttctctatatgcagtagacattgtcattttgtaattttgagaccacaatttctgccaattctctaagtcaatcccatacttaaaattttttccccaagcaatcatggtttctttaacttgttcttcatgcaatttaaactccaataaatatccatatagttttttaattactttttcatcagtacctgttagaattttgtctagttcagtcattttattatagagacctttagtttttctatcttcattatatctagattgtatctgtacatatgaataccagttcatttccatcccttcttgcttcaactcttgactagatttgagctcaccctctgtattcaataattctatatatctaactgtttgttcctttttatgtattatcggatacgagaatgcttcaattgttgatgtccagactggaatttttaaataatgtaattttttaatcttttcccaatttaacaacaacgcctcccttatataatgtcttctaaaataaccatgtggtttagttcccttataccataagaaagcatgccatcccaacagcaaatcgtgaccttctacgttcaataatctagagttttttaatgatatccactccttaatccacatcaggtttgctgcctgatagtatagctcccaatcgggtaacccaaaacctcctcttgatctaacatcttgtagtaatttaagttttattctagcttttttcccttgccaaataaatttcaaaactattttatttaaatctagaaaaaaagtccttacccagtctgattgggattgtctgaaacagatatagaattctaggtaaaatgttcattttaattgtagaaattctttttTTAGTGGATGACTTAACGGTGTTAATGAGAATGTCCAccctccttatttttttttatcttcctcAGGTCTCTCTCAAGTCCCCCGAAGTCTCCGTCGCGATACCCATTTACATCGGGAACATCCCTGTCAACCGGATCCCCAGGAGCCCCTCCCACTTGGCCCCCAGCATTCCCTCCCCTGTGGTCCCCAGCGCACCTCCCGAAGAAGAGGAAGCAGCCGGGGGCTTCTCCCACCCCATGGACAATATCTCAATCCCGACCAAGAGCCATTCTCAACACCAGCCCTTCAGCTACGCCCCGGGGTTGAGCTTCCCAGAAGCCAGAGTGGAGTCCGAACCCATCACCTCCCCCAACCGTCCCACGCTCTGCTTGTCCACGGGGTCAACGGTCCCGTATTATGCCGAGGGTGCCATTGTCCCGGTGGTCACAGCCAGTTCTTTGATCCTACCACCCGAGTATAGCACCTGGGGTTATCCGCACGGTAAGCTACTCCTGGGTTGGAAATGAATGATCTGCTATGGCCCGCCAgcggtcagcagagctggcacAAGATTCGgccaatgaggaggttggggaggaagatggaccagtcctggagtctggggaaggctctgaggagggctctgtgttggaggcagagaggagaccagggccatctgacagttatcagctgccttcagagtcagacatcaattcaattcaattcaattcaattcaatttattagatttataggccgcccaatcccagaggactctgggcggcttacacagaacaagaaaagaaaaacaaacaaaataaaaataaagatttaaaaattctccaacatacatacgtacagattggggctggaccctacataataaggtcaacagccccaggcctgccggaacagccaagttt encodes:
- the ARRDC1 gene encoding arrestin domain-containing protein 1, which translates into the protein MGKVQLFEIRLSDSRVVYSPGEPLVGSVTVRFSGALQYRAIKVSCMGSCGVSNKMNDTAWTVEEQYFNTTLSLADKGILASGEHTFPFRFLLPASAPTSFEGPFGKVMHQVKAVIETPRFSKDHKCHKVFYVLCPLNLNDIPDIEQCNTNSITKKFSYKLVKTGNIVLSATTDLKGYTVGQVIQLRTDIENKSGKDTGTIVASLIQKVAYKSRRWIYDLRSIAEVEGSAVKAWKRAEWKEQILVPALPQSILQGCSLIHIDYYIQVSLKSPEVSVAIPIYIGNIPVNRIPRSPSHLAPSIPSPVVPSAPPEEEEAAGGFSHPMDNISIPTKSHSQHQPFSYAPGLSFPEARVESEPITSPNRPTLCLSTGSTVPYYAEGAIVPVVTASSLILPPEYSTWGYPHEAPPSYEQSCSSAASSLSNDN